The DNA window TCGGATTGGCACCGTTCTTCATCAGCAGACGGATTGCCTCGCTGTCGCGCAGCTGGACGGCACGGATAAGCGGAGTTTCCCCGGCGCGATTCGCTTCGTCCACCTTGCCGCCATATTTCAGCAGCAGCTCCATCCCGTCGAGATAACCCAGCTGCGTCGCCAGCATCAGCGGCGTATCACCATTGCGATCGCCGATATTGGGATCCGCCTTGTTGGCGAGCAGGAAGGTGATCCAGGTGGAATCGCGCCGTTCGACCACCATATGCATGGCGGTCTTGCCATCGCTTGAGCGCTGCGCGTTCACCACCTTGTTGGACGGCGTCTGCAACATCGACGTCGCCTTGGTGCCGTCCCGGTCCTC is part of the Novosphingopyxis iocasae genome and encodes:
- a CDS encoding ankyrin repeat domain-containing protein — its product is MRLIIPAALVAAAFAPLPTPFASAEAQQVSPAYTFLKAVEDRDGTKATSMLQTPSNKVVNAQRSSDGKTAMHMVVERRDSTWITFLLANKADPNIGDRNGDTPLMLATQLGYLDGMELLLKYGGKVDEANRAGETPLIRAVQLRDSEAIRLLMKNGANPNITDHASGRSALDYAKLDRRSSDLVDLLQNKPAAKAESEGELDFSGIK